A window of the Lolium perenne isolate Kyuss_39 chromosome 7, Kyuss_2.0, whole genome shotgun sequence genome harbors these coding sequences:
- the LOC127312671 gene encoding uncharacterized protein, which yields MRNPLTLLALLPLAVLLLLALGEAWESCATTVIAPLGRACDRAGCQAEARRHFDLTDCHSGNETSCSWTGECITNGCNYTFWITFPPAAAPVLIPELDESAGH from the exons ATGAGGAATCCCCTGACGCTGCTAGCGCTCCTGCCTCTCGCCGTCCTCCTCCTGTTGGCACTAG GTGAGGCGTGGGAGAGCTGTGCAACGACCGTCATCGCGCCGCTCGGCAGGGCGTGCGATCGTGCCGGTTGTCAGGCCGAGGCCCGCAGACACTTCGACCTGACGGATTGCCACAGCGGCAACGAGACCAGTTGCAGCTGGACCGGCGAGTGCATCACTAACGGCTGCAACTACACCTTCTGGATAACCTTCCCGCCGGCCGCTGCACCCGTCTTGATACCAGAATTAGATGAGAGTGCTGGTCATTGA